In one window of Osmia lignaria lignaria isolate PbOS001 chromosome 11, iyOsmLign1, whole genome shotgun sequence DNA:
- the LOC117610334 gene encoding uncharacterized protein C3orf18 homolog isoform X2 — protein sequence MNKGNVTSVINSVTPMMMFDSIKNHTSAMATNISNETSSEAYIYSTEESGNAQQLWNISKATTTSPNSTSVLFDTSSTNVYMSTTTETFDEFGPPDGIEYIFVPLGVVVFVIILSAVVIIISRKRKLERLRHRLMPMYNFDPGEEEEDDWETELLEECYSNHQRRQGYQSMDTEENAELFGNR from the exons ATGAACAAAGGAAATGTAACAAGTGTCATAAATTCTGTGACACCAATGATGATGTTTGATAGCATTAAAAATCACACAAGTGCTATGGCAACTAACATATCCAATGAAACATCATCCGAAGCATACATATATTCTACAGAAGAAAGTGGCAATGCTCAACAGTTATGGAACATTTCTAAAGCCACAACAACATCGCCTAATAGTACATCAGTTTTATTTGATACATCAAGCACCAATGTATATATGTCTACAACAACAGAAACTTTTGATGAATTTGGTCCACCAGATGGAATAGAATACATTTTTGTACCGCTTGGTGTAGTGGtctttgttattattttatcagcTGTG GTAATAATAATctcaaggaaaagaaaattagaacGTTTAAGGCATAGACTTATGCCAATGTATAACTTTGACcctggagaagaagaagaagatgattgGGAAACTGAATTATTGGAAGAATGTTACAGTAATCATCAAAGACGC CAAGGATATCAATCTATGGACACAGAAGAAAATGCTGAACTTTTCGGAAATCGTtga
- the D1 gene encoding D1 chromosomal protein, translating to MSDDNSPVIEEQKKKRGRPSKTDKNAVKETKKRGRSSLDKNSAVRAAKSDTEDDATPVKKGRGRPKGSHKKKQGLPKGTPSGRGRGRPKKKEEKPESTGEEDDEQEEEEEEEEEN from the exons ATGTCAGATGACAATTCCCCTGTTATTgaagaacaaaagaaaaaacgaggaagacCATCGAAAACAGATAAAAATGCTGTTAAAGAAACTAAAAAAAGAGGTAGATCTTCTTTAGATAAAAATAGTGCAGTACGTGCTGCAAAATCTGATACCGAAGATGATGCTACACCAGTAAAAAAAGGTAGAGGGCGACCAAAAGGCTCTCATAAAAAAAAG CAAGGATTACCTAAAGGAACTCCTTCTGGACGTGGTCGTGGTAGAcccaaaaagaaagaagaaaaaccagAAAGTACTGGTGAAGAAGACGATGagcaagaagaagaggaagaagaagaagaagagaattaA
- the AdipoR gene encoding adiponectin receptor, with translation MSQYEDVIMEDKVNNENIMTDSEIRHRIPWSERVLLNSEIPGLHEVKELLEDDDTSCLEEEEDGVGCPLPSTPEDDHLLDCEMTEVLKAGVLSDEIDLGALAHNAAEQAEEFVRKVWEASWKQCHFRNLPRWLQDNDFLHAGHRPPLPSFYACFKSIFRIHTETGNIWTHLLGCVAFIGIAIFFITQPPIEIQLEEKLVFGTFFAGAIMCLGMSFAFHTVHCHSECVGKLFSKLDYCGIAMLIMGSFVPWLYYGFYCDYQPKLIYLSVVVILGVTSIVVSLWERFGEPSYRPLRAGVFMGFGLSGVIPAVHYAIAEGWFKAISQASLGWLILMGCLYILGAMFYALRVPERFFPGKFDIWFQSHQIFHVLVIAAAFVHYHGITEMAMYRMTIGDCTNPAQVIAF, from the exons ATGTCACAATACGAGGATGTAATAATGGAAGACAAAgtaaacaatgaaaatattatgaCAGACTCAGAGATTCGTCATAGAATTCCATGGAGTGAACGTGTATTATTAAATAGTGAAATACCAGGTTTACACGAAGTTAAAGAACTATTAGAAGACGATGACACGAGTTGCttggaagaggaagaagatggAGTTGGTTGTCCATTACCATCCACTCCTGAAGATGATCATCTTTTGGATTGTGAG aTGACAGAGGTACTAAAAGCTGGTGTATTAAGCGATGAAATTGATTTGGGTGCCTTAGCACATAATGCTGCAGAGCAAGCAGAAGAATTTGTTCGTAAG GTGTGGGAAGCTTCATGGAAGCAGTGTCATTTTAGAAATCTTCCAAGATGGTTGCAAGATAATGATTTCTTACATGCTGGACATAGACCACCTTTGCCATCATTTTATGCCTGTTTTAAAAGTATCTTTCGAATTCATACAGAAACAGGAAATATTTGGACTCATTTACTTG GATGCGTAGCGTTCATTGGTATAGCTATATTTTTCATAACGCAACCTCCGATAGAAATacaattagaagaaaaattggTATTCGGTACATTTTTCGCTGGTGCTATTATGTGTCTAGGAATGTCCTTTGCCTTTCATACTGTACACTGCCATAGCGAATGTGTCGGAAAGTTGTTTTCAAAACTAGATTATTGTGGAATAGCTATGCTAATTATGGGTAGTTTTGTACCATGGCTTTACTATGGTTTTTACTGTGACTATCAACCTAAGCTTATTTATTTGTCCGTCGTAGTAATACTTGGTGTAACAAGTATTGTAGTTTCCTTGTGGGAACGATTCGGTGAACCAAGTTACAGACCATTAAGAGCAGGTGTCTTTATGGGATTTGGTCTTAGCGGAGTAATTCCAGCAGTTCATTATGCCATTGCAGAAGGGTGGTTCAAAGCGATTAGTCAAGCATCCCTTGGATGGTTAATATTAATGGGATGCTTGTATATCTTAGGTGCAATGTTTTATGCATTAAGAGTACCTGAACGATTTTTCCCTGGCAAGTTTGATATTTGG ttTCAGAGTCATCAAATCTTTCATGTGTTAGTAATTGCAGCCGCATTTGTTCATTACCATGGAATAACTGAGATGGCTATGTATCGAATGACAATAGGGGATTGTACAAATCCAGCACAGGTGATAGCTTTTTAA
- the eIF2Bdelta gene encoding eukaryotic translation initiation factor 2B subunit delta isoform X2: MSLIEKDQPKCFTRSAARHLRRKRLHDARKAEKQKENLVKDIVAVSNREFATAKSTDQPELITKSKARRLRKKNKAKQLQNCCSYCESYCEDSALVIEPINNQEVVNDNDTKDIKTLTKSKAQQIRKDNKTGWMQCSCYFCCDTYISIIDPILAKYSKPEENDLSRLTELVTEFSIVDVEAEMNRVAADGISRNSTHKNLEHNSPMITSSEMTDNKVNVSEKSREEIKAEREAKKAAKALAKAKAKSTKIESKDIKPGKVESEDTKSDKVENKDTSDNKSVPLDSKRNKQNSEIPEDQAPAEGRIEGKSKAELRAERRAKQEAQRAAKQQHLEGKSKVKSKEEYNNKSVKQITGEKEVKKKIVTPKKIVQKDNSHEINLFKHLYHEREQAIVDVHFVNSSIHPAIVRLGTQYENKVIVGSNARCVALLATVKQLIQDFERPSQADFIRGLEATLQESIAYLHHCRPLAVSMQNALRHLKWQMTQLSAALSDIDAKNKLINAIDTYILEQIQLADKAISITIQTKISNGDVILTYGYSSLIHKILLDAHTAGKQFRVIVVDGRPWLEGKEQLRRLAKSGIECSYILINALSYVMPEVSKVFLGAHAILANGAVMSRVGTAQVALMARAFNIPVLVACETHKSCERVQTDSIVYNELGNADELAQVYETGTKKSLLANWKTRKSLNLLNITYDVTPADLVTAVVTELAILPCTSVPVILRIKPSEI, encoded by the exons ATGTcc tTAATAGAAAAAGATCAACCAAAGTGTTTCACACGTTCGGCAGCACGACATCTTCGCCGTAAGCGTTTACACGACGCTCGTAAAGCTGaaaagcaaaaagaaaatttgGTCAAAGACATAGTTGCCGTATCAAATCGAGAATTCGCTACTGCAAAAAGCACAGATCAGCCAGAACTTATAACAAAGTCGAAAGCTCGGAGATTGCGAAAAAAGAATAAAGCAAAACAGCTTCAGAACTGTTGTTCGTATTGTGAATCATATTGCGAAGATTCAGCACTTGTTATTGAACCAATTAATAATCAAGAAGTTGTTAATGATAACGATACGAAAGATATAAAAACGTTAACAAAATCTAAAGCTCAGCAAATACGAAAGGATAATAAAACAGGTTGGATGCAATGCAGCTGTTATTTTTGCTGTGATACATACATTTCTATTATTGACCCAATTTTGGCGAAATATAGCAAGCCAGAAGAAAACGATTTGAGCCGTTTGACCGAATTAGTAACAGAGTTTAGTATCGTTGATGTTGAAGCGGAGATGAATCGTGTAGCGGCGGACGGGATATCAAGAAATAGCACGCACA AAAACCTTGAACATAATAGCCCAATGATTACATCGTCTGAAATGACTGACAATAAAGTAAACGTCTCAGAAAAGTCGAGAGAAGAGATTAAGGCTGAACGCGAAGCCAAGAAAGCTGCTAAAGCACTTGCCAAAGCAAAAGCTAAATCTACCAAAATAGAAAGTAAAGATATTAAACCTGGCAAGGTAGAAAGTGAAGATACTAAATCCGATAAGGTTGAAAATAAAGATACTTCCGACAATAAAAGTGTACCTCTTGATagtaaaagaaataaacaaaacagTGAGATACCCGAGGATCAGGCACCTGCAGAAGGTAGAATCGAAGGTAAAAGTAAAGCGGAGTTACGAGCTGAGAGAAGAGCAAAACAAGAAGCACAAAGAGCAGCGAAGCAACAGCATTTGGAAGGAAAAAGTAAAGTGAAAAGTAAGGAGGAGTATAATAATAAATCGGTTAAGCAAATCACTGGTGAAAAagaagttaaaaagaaaattgtaacgcCTAAAAAAATTGTCCAGAAAGATAATTCTCATGAGATAAATCTCTTTAAACATTTATATCACGAAAGAGAACAAGCTATTGTTGATGTACATTTTGTCAATTCAAGTATACATCCTGCAATAGTCAGGCTAGGTACACAGTATGAAAATAAAGTGATCGTTGGCAGTAATGCAAGATGTGTTGCACTGTTGGCCACTGTAAAACAACTTATTCAGGATTTCGAACGACCATCGCAAGCTGATTTTATTAGGGGTCTTGAAGCAACTTTACAAGAATCTATAGCATACTTGCATCATTGTAGGCCATTAGCTGTTTCTATGCAAAATGCATTGAGACACTTAAAATGGCAAATGACACAATTATCTGCTGCATTGTCTGATATAGAT gcaaaaaataaattaattaatgcaatAGATACTTATATTCTTGAACAAATACAACTTGCCGATAAGGCAATATCAATAACCATTCAAACAAAAATATCCAATGGAGATGTTATTCTTACTTATGGCTA TTCATCGTTGATTCATAAAATACTGTTAGACGCTCACACGGCGGGAAAGCAATTCCGAGTTATTGTTGTCGATGGAAGACCATGGCTCGAAGGAAAAGAACAACTTAGACGGTTAGCAAAAAGTGGAATCGAATGCTCATACATTTTAATCAATGCTTTAAGTTATGTAATGCCGGAA gTAAGTAAAGTTTTTCTTGGTGCTCATGCGATATTAGCCAACGGCGCTGTAATGTCGAGAGTTGGTACTGCTCAAGTTGCTTTAATGGCAAGAGCCTTTAATATCCCTGTATTAGTAGCCTGTGAAACTCACAAATCTTGTGAACGAGTGCAAACAGATTCTATAGTCTACAATGAATTAG GGAATGCAGATGAACTCGCACAAGTCTATGAAACTGGAACGAAGAAATCGTTACTTGCAAATTGGAAGACTAGAAAGTCAttgaatcttttaaatatcacgtaCGATGTTACGCCAGCTGATTTGGTAACAGCTGTGGTCACAGAATTGGCTATTTTACCATGCACTAGTGTTCCTGTGATTTTAAGAATCAAACCATCGGAAATTTAA
- the eIF2Bdelta gene encoding eukaryotic translation initiation factor 2B subunit delta isoform X1, whose product MMMDQEEHLIEKDQPKCFTRSAARHLRRKRLHDARKAEKQKENLVKDIVAVSNREFATAKSTDQPELITKSKARRLRKKNKAKQLQNCCSYCESYCEDSALVIEPINNQEVVNDNDTKDIKTLTKSKAQQIRKDNKTGWMQCSCYFCCDTYISIIDPILAKYSKPEENDLSRLTELVTEFSIVDVEAEMNRVAADGISRNSTHKNLEHNSPMITSSEMTDNKVNVSEKSREEIKAEREAKKAAKALAKAKAKSTKIESKDIKPGKVESEDTKSDKVENKDTSDNKSVPLDSKRNKQNSEIPEDQAPAEGRIEGKSKAELRAERRAKQEAQRAAKQQHLEGKSKVKSKEEYNNKSVKQITGEKEVKKKIVTPKKIVQKDNSHEINLFKHLYHEREQAIVDVHFVNSSIHPAIVRLGTQYENKVIVGSNARCVALLATVKQLIQDFERPSQADFIRGLEATLQESIAYLHHCRPLAVSMQNALRHLKWQMTQLSAALSDIDAKNKLINAIDTYILEQIQLADKAISITIQTKISNGDVILTYGYSSLIHKILLDAHTAGKQFRVIVVDGRPWLEGKEQLRRLAKSGIECSYILINALSYVMPEVSKVFLGAHAILANGAVMSRVGTAQVALMARAFNIPVLVACETHKSCERVQTDSIVYNELGNADELAQVYETGTKKSLLANWKTRKSLNLLNITYDVTPADLVTAVVTELAILPCTSVPVILRIKPSEI is encoded by the exons ATGATGATGGACCAAGAGGAACAT tTAATAGAAAAAGATCAACCAAAGTGTTTCACACGTTCGGCAGCACGACATCTTCGCCGTAAGCGTTTACACGACGCTCGTAAAGCTGaaaagcaaaaagaaaatttgGTCAAAGACATAGTTGCCGTATCAAATCGAGAATTCGCTACTGCAAAAAGCACAGATCAGCCAGAACTTATAACAAAGTCGAAAGCTCGGAGATTGCGAAAAAAGAATAAAGCAAAACAGCTTCAGAACTGTTGTTCGTATTGTGAATCATATTGCGAAGATTCAGCACTTGTTATTGAACCAATTAATAATCAAGAAGTTGTTAATGATAACGATACGAAAGATATAAAAACGTTAACAAAATCTAAAGCTCAGCAAATACGAAAGGATAATAAAACAGGTTGGATGCAATGCAGCTGTTATTTTTGCTGTGATACATACATTTCTATTATTGACCCAATTTTGGCGAAATATAGCAAGCCAGAAGAAAACGATTTGAGCCGTTTGACCGAATTAGTAACAGAGTTTAGTATCGTTGATGTTGAAGCGGAGATGAATCGTGTAGCGGCGGACGGGATATCAAGAAATAGCACGCACA AAAACCTTGAACATAATAGCCCAATGATTACATCGTCTGAAATGACTGACAATAAAGTAAACGTCTCAGAAAAGTCGAGAGAAGAGATTAAGGCTGAACGCGAAGCCAAGAAAGCTGCTAAAGCACTTGCCAAAGCAAAAGCTAAATCTACCAAAATAGAAAGTAAAGATATTAAACCTGGCAAGGTAGAAAGTGAAGATACTAAATCCGATAAGGTTGAAAATAAAGATACTTCCGACAATAAAAGTGTACCTCTTGATagtaaaagaaataaacaaaacagTGAGATACCCGAGGATCAGGCACCTGCAGAAGGTAGAATCGAAGGTAAAAGTAAAGCGGAGTTACGAGCTGAGAGAAGAGCAAAACAAGAAGCACAAAGAGCAGCGAAGCAACAGCATTTGGAAGGAAAAAGTAAAGTGAAAAGTAAGGAGGAGTATAATAATAAATCGGTTAAGCAAATCACTGGTGAAAAagaagttaaaaagaaaattgtaacgcCTAAAAAAATTGTCCAGAAAGATAATTCTCATGAGATAAATCTCTTTAAACATTTATATCACGAAAGAGAACAAGCTATTGTTGATGTACATTTTGTCAATTCAAGTATACATCCTGCAATAGTCAGGCTAGGTACACAGTATGAAAATAAAGTGATCGTTGGCAGTAATGCAAGATGTGTTGCACTGTTGGCCACTGTAAAACAACTTATTCAGGATTTCGAACGACCATCGCAAGCTGATTTTATTAGGGGTCTTGAAGCAACTTTACAAGAATCTATAGCATACTTGCATCATTGTAGGCCATTAGCTGTTTCTATGCAAAATGCATTGAGACACTTAAAATGGCAAATGACACAATTATCTGCTGCATTGTCTGATATAGAT gcaaaaaataaattaattaatgcaatAGATACTTATATTCTTGAACAAATACAACTTGCCGATAAGGCAATATCAATAACCATTCAAACAAAAATATCCAATGGAGATGTTATTCTTACTTATGGCTA TTCATCGTTGATTCATAAAATACTGTTAGACGCTCACACGGCGGGAAAGCAATTCCGAGTTATTGTTGTCGATGGAAGACCATGGCTCGAAGGAAAAGAACAACTTAGACGGTTAGCAAAAAGTGGAATCGAATGCTCATACATTTTAATCAATGCTTTAAGTTATGTAATGCCGGAA gTAAGTAAAGTTTTTCTTGGTGCTCATGCGATATTAGCCAACGGCGCTGTAATGTCGAGAGTTGGTACTGCTCAAGTTGCTTTAATGGCAAGAGCCTTTAATATCCCTGTATTAGTAGCCTGTGAAACTCACAAATCTTGTGAACGAGTGCAAACAGATTCTATAGTCTACAATGAATTAG GGAATGCAGATGAACTCGCACAAGTCTATGAAACTGGAACGAAGAAATCGTTACTTGCAAATTGGAAGACTAGAAAGTCAttgaatcttttaaatatcacgtaCGATGTTACGCCAGCTGATTTGGTAACAGCTGTGGTCACAGAATTGGCTATTTTACCATGCACTAGTGTTCCTGTGATTTTAAGAATCAAACCATCGGAAATTTAA
- the snf gene encoding U1 small nuclear ribonucleoprotein A snf, which translates to MAMDIRPNNTIYINNLNEKIKKDELKKSLYAIFSQFGQILDIVALKTLKMRGQAFVIFKEIASATNALRSMQGFPFYDKPMRIQYAKTDSDIIAKMKGTYAERPKKPKRVVPAADEEAKRAKKRAKEQAKHSQQISYHAGVPQHPGLVNAAVPEQPPNQILFLTNLPDETSEMMLSMLFNQFPGFKEVRLVPNRHDIAFVEFENEVQSGAAKDALQGFKITPSHAMKISFAKK; encoded by the exons a TGGCAATGGATATTCGACCgaataatacaatatatattaacaatttaaatgagAAGATAAAAAAGGATGAACTAAAGAAGTCTTTATATGcaattttctctcaatttgGTCAAATTTTAGATATTGTAGCactaaaaacattaaaaatgcGTGGACAAGCATTTGTTATTTTTAAGGAAATTGCTAGTGCCACAAATGCTTTAAGGTCAATGCAAGGATTTCCATTTTATGACAAACCAATG agGATACAATATGCAAAGACTGATAGCGATataattgcaaaaatgaaaGGCACCTACGCGGAACGACCGAAGAAACCAAAACGGGTTGTACCCGCAGCCGATGAAGAAGCTAAGCGTGCTAAGAAACGTGCCAAAGAACAAGCTAAGCATTCTCAACAAATTAGTTATCACGCCGGTGTACCGCAGCATCCAGGTTTAGTTAATGCTGCCGTACCGGAGCAACCACCTAATCAAATCCTGTTCCTTACGAATCTACCAGATGAAACTAGTGAAATGATGTTATCTATGCTTTTCAATCAATTTCCTGGTTTCAAAGAAGTACGTTTGGTACCAAATAGGCACGATATTGCATTCGTTGAGTTTGAGAATGAAGTTCAGTCGGGAGCTGCGAAAGATGCTCTTCAAGGATTCAAAATTACACCTTCCCATGCGATGAAAATATCATTTGCAAAGAAATAA
- the nac gene encoding GDP-fucose transporter nac — protein sequence MSSETGILPKFIHITIVVIAYWTISILTVFINKALLSSSSINLDAPLFVTWCQCIVSLIICATLSKLSKCFPRYIKFPEGNPYTKETLIKILPLSLLFTGMIATNNLCLKYVGIAFYYVGRSLTTVFNVIFTYLILGQRTSIKCIACCIFIVTGFWLGVDQEHIAGSLSVLGTIFGILGSLTLSLYSIHMKQVLPTLNQNIWLLSYYNNAYSVIIFLPLMVANGEHITVYNYDKIGSLFFWSAMIVGGICGFAIGYVTALQIKVTSPLTHNISGTAKACAQTVLATYWFNEEKSFMWWLSNLIVLGASAMYARFRQLNLSKEYKEEKQQLKV from the exons atgtcatcAGAAACTGGAATTTTACCAAAATTCATACATATCACTATTGTGGTTATAGCATATtg GACAATTTCTATATTAACAGTTTTTATAAACAAAGCACTTTTATCTAGTAGTAGCATAAATTTGGATGCACCTCTTTTTGTGACATGGTGCCAATGTATAGTAAGTTTAATCATTTGTGCGACTTTAAGTAAATTATCAAAGTGTTTTCCAAGATATATTAAGTTTCCTGAGGGTAATCCATATACTAAGGAAACACTTATTAAA ATATTACCATTGTCCCTTTTATTTACTGGGATGATTGCAACTAACAATTTATGTTTAAAATATGTTGGTATTGCATTTTATTATGTGGGACGTTCGTTAACAACtgtatttaatgttattttcaCATACCTTATACTTG GTCAAAGGACTTCCATAAAATGCATTGCATGTTGCATATTTATTGTGACTGGATTTTGGCTTGGAGTAGATCAAGAACATATTGCAGGCTCATTGTCGGTTCTTGGAACAATTTTTGGTATACTTGGATCATTAACACTTTCTTTATATTCCATTCATATGAAACAAGTACTTCCTACATTAAATCAAAATATTTGGTTACTCTCATATTACAACAACGCGTATAGCGTTATTATATTTCTTCCATTGATGGTAGCTAATGGAGAACACATTACAGTATACAATTATGATAAAATTGGATCATTATTTTTTTGGTCTGCTATGATTGTTGGCGGTATTTGTGGCTTTGCGATCGGTTATGTTACCGCTCTTCAAATAAAAGTAACATCTCCCTTAACGCATAATATCAGTGGAACCGCTAAAGCTTGCGCGCAAACAGTTCTTGCAACTTATTGGTTTAACGAAGAGAAGTCATTCATGTGGTGGCTAAGTAATTTAATTGTGCTTGGTGCAAGTGCAATGTACGCTAGGTTTAGACAACTTAATCTCAGTAAagaatataaagaagaaaaacaacaattgAAAGTATga
- the eIF2Bdelta gene encoding eukaryotic translation initiation factor 2B subunit delta isoform X3, which translates to MNRVAADGISRNSTHKNLEHNSPMITSSEMTDNKVNVSEKSREEIKAEREAKKAAKALAKAKAKSTKIESKDIKPGKVESEDTKSDKVENKDTSDNKSVPLDSKRNKQNSEIPEDQAPAEGRIEGKSKAELRAERRAKQEAQRAAKQQHLEGKSKVKSKEEYNNKSVKQITGEKEVKKKIVTPKKIVQKDNSHEINLFKHLYHEREQAIVDVHFVNSSIHPAIVRLGTQYENKVIVGSNARCVALLATVKQLIQDFERPSQADFIRGLEATLQESIAYLHHCRPLAVSMQNALRHLKWQMTQLSAALSDIDAKNKLINAIDTYILEQIQLADKAISITIQTKISNGDVILTYGYSSLIHKILLDAHTAGKQFRVIVVDGRPWLEGKEQLRRLAKSGIECSYILINALSYVMPEVSKVFLGAHAILANGAVMSRVGTAQVALMARAFNIPVLVACETHKSCERVQTDSIVYNELGNADELAQVYETGTKKSLLANWKTRKSLNLLNITYDVTPADLVTAVVTELAILPCTSVPVILRIKPSEI; encoded by the exons ATGAATCGTGTAGCGGCGGACGGGATATCAAGAAATAGCACGCACA AAAACCTTGAACATAATAGCCCAATGATTACATCGTCTGAAATGACTGACAATAAAGTAAACGTCTCAGAAAAGTCGAGAGAAGAGATTAAGGCTGAACGCGAAGCCAAGAAAGCTGCTAAAGCACTTGCCAAAGCAAAAGCTAAATCTACCAAAATAGAAAGTAAAGATATTAAACCTGGCAAGGTAGAAAGTGAAGATACTAAATCCGATAAGGTTGAAAATAAAGATACTTCCGACAATAAAAGTGTACCTCTTGATagtaaaagaaataaacaaaacagTGAGATACCCGAGGATCAGGCACCTGCAGAAGGTAGAATCGAAGGTAAAAGTAAAGCGGAGTTACGAGCTGAGAGAAGAGCAAAACAAGAAGCACAAAGAGCAGCGAAGCAACAGCATTTGGAAGGAAAAAGTAAAGTGAAAAGTAAGGAGGAGTATAATAATAAATCGGTTAAGCAAATCACTGGTGAAAAagaagttaaaaagaaaattgtaacgcCTAAAAAAATTGTCCAGAAAGATAATTCTCATGAGATAAATCTCTTTAAACATTTATATCACGAAAGAGAACAAGCTATTGTTGATGTACATTTTGTCAATTCAAGTATACATCCTGCAATAGTCAGGCTAGGTACACAGTATGAAAATAAAGTGATCGTTGGCAGTAATGCAAGATGTGTTGCACTGTTGGCCACTGTAAAACAACTTATTCAGGATTTCGAACGACCATCGCAAGCTGATTTTATTAGGGGTCTTGAAGCAACTTTACAAGAATCTATAGCATACTTGCATCATTGTAGGCCATTAGCTGTTTCTATGCAAAATGCATTGAGACACTTAAAATGGCAAATGACACAATTATCTGCTGCATTGTCTGATATAGAT gcaaaaaataaattaattaatgcaatAGATACTTATATTCTTGAACAAATACAACTTGCCGATAAGGCAATATCAATAACCATTCAAACAAAAATATCCAATGGAGATGTTATTCTTACTTATGGCTA TTCATCGTTGATTCATAAAATACTGTTAGACGCTCACACGGCGGGAAAGCAATTCCGAGTTATTGTTGTCGATGGAAGACCATGGCTCGAAGGAAAAGAACAACTTAGACGGTTAGCAAAAAGTGGAATCGAATGCTCATACATTTTAATCAATGCTTTAAGTTATGTAATGCCGGAA gTAAGTAAAGTTTTTCTTGGTGCTCATGCGATATTAGCCAACGGCGCTGTAATGTCGAGAGTTGGTACTGCTCAAGTTGCTTTAATGGCAAGAGCCTTTAATATCCCTGTATTAGTAGCCTGTGAAACTCACAAATCTTGTGAACGAGTGCAAACAGATTCTATAGTCTACAATGAATTAG GGAATGCAGATGAACTCGCACAAGTCTATGAAACTGGAACGAAGAAATCGTTACTTGCAAATTGGAAGACTAGAAAGTCAttgaatcttttaaatatcacgtaCGATGTTACGCCAGCTGATTTGGTAACAGCTGTGGTCACAGAATTGGCTATTTTACCATGCACTAGTGTTCCTGTGATTTTAAGAATCAAACCATCGGAAATTTAA
- the LOC117610334 gene encoding uncharacterized protein C3orf18 homolog isoform X1, translating into MNKGNVTSVINSVTPMMMFDSIKNHTSAMATNISNETSSEAYIYSTEESGNAQQLWNISKATTTSPNSTSVLFDTSSTNVYMSTTTETFDEFGPPDGIEYIFVPLGVVVFVIILSAVVWVIIISRKRKLERLRHRLMPMYNFDPGEEEEDDWETELLEECYSNHQRRQGYQSMDTEENAELFGNR; encoded by the exons ATGAACAAAGGAAATGTAACAAGTGTCATAAATTCTGTGACACCAATGATGATGTTTGATAGCATTAAAAATCACACAAGTGCTATGGCAACTAACATATCCAATGAAACATCATCCGAAGCATACATATATTCTACAGAAGAAAGTGGCAATGCTCAACAGTTATGGAACATTTCTAAAGCCACAACAACATCGCCTAATAGTACATCAGTTTTATTTGATACATCAAGCACCAATGTATATATGTCTACAACAACAGAAACTTTTGATGAATTTGGTCCACCAGATGGAATAGAATACATTTTTGTACCGCTTGGTGTAGTGGtctttgttattattttatcagcTGTGGTATGG GTAATAATAATctcaaggaaaagaaaattagaacGTTTAAGGCATAGACTTATGCCAATGTATAACTTTGACcctggagaagaagaagaagatgattgGGAAACTGAATTATTGGAAGAATGTTACAGTAATCATCAAAGACGC CAAGGATATCAATCTATGGACACAGAAGAAAATGCTGAACTTTTCGGAAATCGTtga